A portion of the Pseudomonas sp. GR 6-02 genome contains these proteins:
- a CDS encoding sensor domain-containing diguanylate cyclase, which produces MPIPIHDPQHASGGALKRLPLLKAAVLFIAAVCLCLCGLLYLQLEQSRRHDLALAEVSSSNLTRAMAQQAEDTFMKADLVLTSLVDWIQAEGFDAAQTPRLQKTFARRVQALHQLHGIFLFDRQGQWAVTSFEDLPRGAGVADREYFRFHQQNISTLAHIGPAIRSRENGEWIIPVSRRINDQSGHFQGVLLAGIKMSYFDQFFKSFSLDDNGAMFLALTDGTLLARRPFVESQIGRSLAKGEIFQKLLPNATSGNAMIDSVVDGIPRLYGYRQLDAYPVVVAAASSKDAVLKDWYDTAIQSGVIVALVVLGVGLFGWVFIHQVRAGERIEADLREAQKTLELIATHDSLTGLANRRLFERALEKEFGRGARRSSSLGLIMLDIDYFKRYNDTYGHVAGDHCLAEVARALKSCCHRKADLAVRYGGEEFAVLLPDTDIHGALTIAEQIRRSVMDKNITHSGSPTGYLTVSLGCYSFVPTAHDSTEVLIKRADAALYQAKHSGRNRSAVLSMEGGVEALMRSDR; this is translated from the coding sequence TTGCCTATCCCCATTCACGATCCGCAGCACGCGTCCGGTGGTGCCTTGAAGCGACTGCCTTTGCTCAAGGCTGCGGTGCTGTTCATTGCGGCGGTATGCCTTTGTCTCTGTGGGCTGCTTTACCTGCAACTGGAGCAGTCGCGTCGGCATGACCTGGCGTTGGCCGAGGTGTCGTCGTCGAACCTGACCCGGGCCATGGCGCAGCAGGCCGAAGACACGTTCATGAAGGCCGATCTGGTACTGACCAGTCTGGTGGACTGGATTCAGGCTGAAGGTTTCGACGCTGCCCAGACGCCACGCCTGCAGAAAACCTTCGCCCGGCGGGTGCAGGCGCTGCATCAGTTGCACGGGATATTTCTGTTCGACAGGCAGGGGCAATGGGCCGTGACGTCGTTCGAGGATCTACCCCGCGGGGCTGGTGTGGCGGATCGCGAGTATTTCAGGTTTCACCAGCAAAACATCTCAACCCTGGCGCACATCGGCCCGGCCATTCGTAGTCGGGAAAATGGCGAGTGGATCATTCCGGTTTCCAGGCGGATAAACGATCAGAGCGGTCATTTCCAGGGTGTGTTGCTGGCCGGGATCAAGATGTCGTACTTCGATCAGTTCTTCAAAAGCTTCAGCCTCGACGACAACGGCGCGATGTTTTTGGCATTGACCGATGGAACACTGCTGGCGCGGCGGCCGTTTGTGGAATCGCAGATCGGCAGGTCATTGGCTAAGGGCGAGATTTTTCAGAAACTCTTGCCCAACGCCACGTCCGGCAACGCCATGATCGACTCAGTGGTGGATGGCATCCCTCGGCTGTATGGCTATCGTCAGCTCGATGCCTATCCGGTGGTGGTCGCGGCGGCATCCTCCAAAGACGCAGTCCTCAAGGACTGGTACGACACGGCGATTCAATCCGGTGTGATCGTCGCTCTGGTTGTCCTCGGCGTGGGGTTGTTCGGTTGGGTGTTCATTCATCAGGTTCGCGCGGGCGAGCGCATCGAGGCGGATTTGCGCGAGGCGCAGAAAACCCTGGAACTGATCGCCACCCACGACAGCCTGACCGGGTTGGCCAACCGCCGCTTGTTCGAACGGGCGCTGGAGAAAGAGTTCGGGCGCGGTGCCCGGCGGTCGAGTTCGCTGGGCCTGATCATGCTCGATATCGATTACTTCAAGCGCTACAACGACACTTACGGTCATGTGGCCGGGGACCATTGCCTGGCTGAAGTGGCGCGGGCCCTGAAGAGTTGCTGTCACCGCAAAGCCGATCTGGCGGTGCGCTACGGCGGTGAAGAGTTCGCGGTGTTGCTGCCGGACACCGACATTCATGGAGCACTGACGATCGCCGAGCAAATCCGCCGCAGCGTCATGGACAAAAACATCACCCACAGCGGTTCGCCCACGGGCTATCTGACGGTCAGTCTTGGCTGTTATTCGTTTGTGCCGACGGCGCACGACAGCACCGAAGTGTTGATCAAACGTGCGGATGCGGCGCTGTACCAGGCCAAGCACTCAGGGCGAAATCGCTCGGCGGTGTTGTCGATGGAAGGGGGCGTCGAGGCGCTGATGCGCTCGGATCGATGA